The proteins below are encoded in one region of candidate division WOR-3 bacterium:
- a CDS encoding response regulator, with protein sequence MIFEDERIVGEDIKLILERLGYKVPRIETSGEKAIKIIKKFKPDLLLIDIVLNGKLDGIEVAEQIRRHYNIPIIYLTAYADEKILARAKATEPHGYIIKPFDERDLRTAVEIALYKHKTEQKLRESFEKLKKSLESTVKALAIALEKRDPYTAGHSWRVAQLAFAIAKELKIPEEKITGVHMAAAIHDIGKIYVPSEILSKPTRLTEGEFMIVKSHCQVGYDILKTIEFPWPIAKIVYQHHERLNGTGYPQGLKDKEILLEAKILGVADVVEAMCSHRPYRPAPGLDKALNEIAANKGILYEADVVDACLRLFKKKHFKFNSQYLLDEPDRMNNG encoded by the coding sequence ATAATATTCGAAGACGAAAGAATCGTCGGAGAAGACATAAAACTCATTCTGGAACGATTGGGATATAAAGTACCCAGGATCGAAACGAGTGGTGAAAAGGCGATTAAAATAATCAAAAAGTTCAAGCCGGATTTATTGCTCATCGACATTGTTCTGAACGGTAAACTTGACGGTATTGAAGTGGCTGAACAGATACGACGACATTACAACATCCCGATCATCTACCTCACGGCATACGCAGATGAAAAAATATTGGCGCGCGCCAAAGCGACTGAACCGCACGGTTATATAATAAAACCGTTCGACGAAAGGGATCTGCGTACCGCGGTGGAAATAGCCCTTTACAAGCATAAAACAGAGCAGAAACTAAGAGAGAGTTTTGAAAAGCTGAAAAAGAGTCTGGAATCAACCGTCAAAGCCCTGGCAATAGCTCTGGAAAAAAGGGACCCGTATACTGCAGGCCACTCGTGGCGTGTCGCTCAACTGGCATTCGCCATTGCAAAAGAATTAAAGATTCCTGAAGAAAAAATTACCGGTGTTCATATGGCGGCGGCTATCCACGACATCGGCAAAATCTACGTACCGTCGGAGATTTTAAGCAAACCGACCCGTCTTACCGAGGGTGAATTTATGATCGTCAAATCACACTGTCAGGTCGGTTATGACATTCTAAAGACCATTGAATTTCCCTGGCCCATTGCGAAGATTGTCTACCAGCATCATGAAAGATTGAATGGCACCGGATATCCCCAGGGGCTGAAAGACAAAGAAATACTTCTCGAGGCGAAAATCCTGGGCGTGGCTGATGTAGTCGAAGCGATGTGCTCCCACCGACCTTATCGTCCTGCTCCTGGGTTGGATAAGGCACTGAACGAAATTGCCGCGAACAAAGGGATTCTTTATGAAGCGGATGTCGTCGACGCCTGCCTGCGTCTCTTCAAGAAAAAACACTTCAAATTCAACAGTCAATATCTTTTAGATGAACCGGACAGGATGAATAATGGCTAA
- a CDS encoding response regulator gives MNIRLLLIENDLEQIEIFRTMLTEVMDSEFELVTSDNLEEGLSKLIEEKFDVVLLDLQLPDIQGLDAFSRLYGQFPDAPIIVVTTVEQKSLGAKATQLGAKDFIIKEQTDSSQLLCSIQYAIDQQRIQQELSGLPLIDKPTGLYTKQSFLILAMHYLKLAKRNNRGLIVLVVEWNKTPTSGEPSQKNQEELIAVANILKQTFRRSDIISRIDEKQFAVIALEAHKSNINKLIERLKKNLDIYNASRKISGRFSLNIGTAYYDPAVNRSIAELLSQARKVLCCIPGERRTT, from the coding sequence ATGAATATCCGGCTGTTGTTGATTGAAAATGATCTCGAACAAATCGAGATTTTCCGAACAATGTTGACTGAAGTAATGGACTCAGAATTCGAACTGGTCACGAGCGACAATCTGGAAGAAGGATTAAGTAAGTTAATTGAAGAAAAATTCGATGTTGTTCTACTGGACCTGCAGCTCCCGGATATTCAGGGGCTTGATGCATTCAGCCGTCTCTATGGGCAGTTTCCGGATGCCCCGATAATAGTCGTCACCACGGTCGAGCAGAAATCACTGGGTGCCAAAGCAACCCAGCTCGGTGCAAAGGACTTCATAATCAAAGAGCAAACAGACAGTTCACAACTTTTATGTTCAATCCAATACGCCATTGACCAACAAAGAATCCAGCAAGAACTGAGCGGACTGCCTCTGATAGATAAACCCACCGGTTTATATACGAAACAATCATTTCTCATCCTGGCGATGCACTATTTGAAATTGGCGAAACGCAATAACCGCGGTCTTATAGTTCTCGTCGTCGAATGGAATAAAACACCGACATCTGGTGAACCGTCTCAGAAAAATCAGGAGGAATTGATTGCGGTCGCCAATATCCTGAAACAGACATTTCGCAGATCAGATATAATATCCCGAATAGACGAAAAACAGTTCGCGGTGATCGCCCTGGAAGCACATAAGAGTAATATCAATAAATTGATTGAACGTCTCAAAAAGAATCTGGATATCTATAATGCATCCAGGAAAATCAGCGGCAGGTTTTCTCTCAATATCGGTACGGCATACTACGACCCCGCAGTGAATCGTTCGATAGCGGAATTACTATCTCAGGCACGTAAAGTCTTATGTTGTATTCCCGGAGAAAGACGGACCACATGA